In Gopherus flavomarginatus isolate rGopFla2 chromosome 1, rGopFla2.mat.asm, whole genome shotgun sequence, a single genomic region encodes these proteins:
- the LRTM2 gene encoding leucine-rich repeat and transmembrane domain-containing protein 2: MLSGSASHWWRNRFSMRWRQTCLLAYWLSLCAADSLFTCPSSCKCNSGSLEVDCSGLGLSSIPSDIPTNTRIFLFLNNKLSTLPGPVFSNLSALQRLDLSNNFLDQLPQNIFSDLGNLTELQLRNNSIRTLDKDLLQQMVLLRQLDLSINGLAQIPSGIFDDLPALRLLSLRSNRLQSLDRVTFEPLVSLQQLQVGDNPWECDCNLRDFKYWMEWFSYRGGKIDQLACTLPKELRGKDMRMVPMEMFNYCSQLEDENGSTVLDNSGPPCTKGSPTPSKSKSGPEPEVEPSVGCPQKQRYRPVSVRRAIGTVIIAGVVCGIVCIMMVVAAAYGCIYASLMAKYHRELKKRQPLMGDTEGEHEEQKQISSVA; encoded by the exons ATGCTGTCTGGGAGCGCTAGCCACTGGTGGAGGAACAGGTTTTCCATGAGATGGCGACAGACCTGCT TGCTTGCCTATTGGCTCTCTCTGTGTGCAGCAGACTCCCTCTTCACTTGCCCTTCCTCCTGCAAGTGTAACAGTGGCAGTCTGGAAGTGGACTGTAGCGGCTTGGGCCTCTCATCCATCCCCTCAGACATTCCTACAAACACCAGAATCTTCCTCTTCCTCAACAACAAGCTAAGCACACTGCCAGGACCAgtcttttccaatctctctgcCCTACAGAGACTGGACCTTTCCAACAACTTCTTGGACCAGCTGCCCCAGAACATCTTCAGTGACCTAGGGAACCTCACTGAACTACAGCTGAGGAACAACAGTATCAGGACCCTGGACAAGGACCTTCTGCAGCAGATGGTCCTACTGCGCCAGCTAGACCTATCCATCAATGGCCTTGCTCAGATACCCTCAGGAATCTTCGATGACCTCCCAGCTCTCCGCTTGCTCTCCCTCAGGTCTAACCGCCTACAGAGCCTAGACAGGGTGACCTTTGAACCATTAGtcagcctgcagcagctccaggttGGGGATAATCCCTGGGAATGTGACTGCAACCTGAGAGACTTCAAATACTGGATGGAATGGTTCTCTTATCGAG GAGGAAAGATTGACCAGTTGGCGTGTACGCTGCCCAAGGAGCTGCGGGGGAAGGACATGCGAATGGTCCCCATGGAGATGTTCAACTACTGTTCGCAGCTGGAGGATGAGAACGGCTCCACTGTGCTGGACAATTCTGGCCCACCATGCACTAAAGGAAGCCCGACTCCTTCAAAATCCAAGTCAGGGCCAGAACCTGAAGTGGAGCCGAGCGTGGGGTGTCCCCAGAAACAGAGATACCGGCCTGTCAGTGTGCGCCGAGCCATTGGCACTGTGATCATAGCTGGGGTGGTGTGTGGCATCGTGTGTATCAtgatggtggtggcagcagcttaCGGCTGTATCTATGCATCCCTCATGGCCAAGTACCACCGAGAGCTGAAGAAGAGGCAGCCACTAATGGGTGACACAGAGGGTGAACATGAAGAACAAAAGCAAATCTCCTCTGTGGCATGA